The following are from one region of the Cloacibacterium sp. TD35 genome:
- a CDS encoding MauE/DoxX family redox-associated membrane protein, with product MHHIKANFKAFISYFFILLFCYAAISKIMDFEKFQIQMKDSPLLSPFSELLPLFIIAVELFLVGLLCYQKTQNIGLLGSFILMLIFTVYIGIMLVTSENLPCSCGGILEKMTWTQHFYFNIGCAVLAFLALVSNKKYNRPVDGDRNHS from the coding sequence ATGCATCACATAAAAGCAAATTTCAAAGCCTTCATTAGCTATTTTTTTATATTGTTGTTCTGCTATGCAGCAATCAGTAAAATAATGGATTTTGAAAAATTTCAGATTCAGATGAAAGATTCACCATTATTAAGTCCATTTTCAGAACTCCTACCACTTTTTATTATTGCAGTTGAACTTTTTTTGGTAGGATTGTTATGTTATCAGAAAACTCAAAATATAGGACTTTTAGGAAGTTTTATCTTAATGCTCATTTTCACAGTATATATTGGCATAATGCTCGTCACCTCTGAAAATCTTCCTTGTTCTTGTGGTGGAATTTTAGAAAAAATGACTTGGACTCAGCATTTTTATTTCAATATAGGATGTGCTGTTCTTGCTTTTCTTGCTTTAGTCTCTAATAAAAAATACAACAGGCCTGTTGATGGAGATAGAAACCATAGTTAA
- a CDS encoding RagB/SusD family nutrient uptake outer membrane protein, protein MTLEDNQALLDRLTDVLSNFASSGMASSDEMYLSDADFNAMEYQEDKRLYTWQEDNVSTNQGVGNDWAYAYSGIYISNAVLNNLETYAIAGAENVRGQALVLRAIRYLDAAQIWCLAYNKTTADKDLGLPLRLNPDMNIPSVRSSVKQTYDQILKDLHEAVKLLPVKQVAATRPSKITALGFLARTYLFMGDDEKALSYSLEALSLQNSLLNFNNLNVSASYPIENMNVEVLLRATMRISGPVRFAVAKVPVSIYQSYHVNDLRKAVFFRLSSNGEVTFKGNYTGGSAGKLTAITTDELYLIAAEAYAKTNDVANAMKMLNSLLITRWKTGTFVPFTSTTKEAALQIIKEERKKELLFRGLRWADIKRYNRDGDQITLTRTVNGQTYTLPPNDPRYAIAIPEDIIALTGMPQNPR, encoded by the coding sequence ATGACCTTAGAAGACAATCAGGCATTATTAGACCGTTTGACGGATGTGCTGTCCAATTTTGCTTCTAGCGGAATGGCATCCAGTGACGAAATGTATTTATCAGATGCGGATTTTAACGCCATGGAATATCAAGAAGATAAAAGACTCTACACTTGGCAAGAAGATAATGTTTCTACCAATCAGGGAGTAGGGAATGATTGGGCTTATGCCTACAGTGGTATCTATATTTCAAATGCTGTACTGAATAATTTAGAAACCTATGCTATTGCGGGTGCGGAGAATGTGAGAGGTCAGGCTTTAGTATTAAGAGCAATTCGTTATCTCGACGCGGCTCAAATTTGGTGTCTTGCTTATAATAAAACCACAGCAGACAAAGACTTAGGTTTGCCCCTTCGCCTTAATCCTGATATGAACATCCCCTCCGTCAGATCTTCGGTAAAGCAGACCTATGATCAAATTTTAAAAGACCTGCACGAAGCAGTAAAGCTTCTTCCCGTAAAACAAGTGGCGGCTACCAGACCTTCAAAAATTACAGCACTAGGGTTTTTGGCAAGAACCTACCTCTTCATGGGAGATGATGAGAAGGCTTTATCCTATAGTTTAGAGGCGTTAAGTTTACAAAACTCGTTATTAAATTTTAATAACCTTAATGTTTCAGCATCTTACCCTATAGAGAACATGAATGTAGAAGTATTGCTCAGAGCTACCATGCGCATCTCTGGGCCCGTTCGCTTTGCAGTGGCAAAAGTACCCGTAAGCATTTACCAGTCCTACCATGTCAATGACCTCAGAAAAGCTGTCTTTTTTAGATTAAGCTCAAACGGTGAAGTAACCTTCAAAGGAAATTATACGGGGGGGTCTGCAGGAAAATTAACTGCTATAACTACAGATGAGTTATACCTTATTGCTGCAGAAGCCTATGCCAAAACCAATGATGTTGCTAATGCAATGAAGATGCTCAATAGCCTGCTCATTACAAGATGGAAAACAGGAACTTTTGTTCCTTTTACCTCTACCACAAAAGAAGCAGCTTTGCAAATAATAAAAGAAGAAAGAAAAAAAGAACTTTTGTTTCGTGGTCTCCGTTGGGCGGATATCAAAAGATATAATAGAGATGGAGACCAAATAACCCTCACCAGAACCGTAAATGGACAAACCTATACATTGCCTCCTAATGACCCTCGCTATGCCATCGCGATTCCCGAGGATATCATTGCCCTAACAGGAATGCCTCAGAACCCGAGATAA
- a CDS encoding SusC/RagA family TonB-linked outer membrane protein codes for MKKLYGTLLLCCSLQMMAQNRLLGQVITEENSLPLKGAVITTTKTKTAVLTDQNGLFDFQILEKKLTLTVSHSGYETQTFELSLPLKSPLKIVMTYKVKEIQEVNLSTGYQKIPKERATGSFTLANEKLLNQQVSTNILDRLPNVASGMILERGSSGTPKLMVRGLSTIKGPTAPLIVVDDFPYEGDISNINPNMVESITVLKDAAAASIWGARAANGVIVITTKTGKFKQPIKMEFTMNTSYSPKPDFDYLKTISSADFIEVERELFNRGFYNSDINSSSHPVLSPVVNLLNKARNGLISSEEANFQLEQLKNINAKEQFSRYMYMPSEKRQYYLGLTGGAPDFSWTSSFGYDDNSGNLGEKYNRTNLRFQNVWKPLKKLQISSGIYYTESATQNGRTAYGAVIMGRNAFVPYMQLADDYGNPLVVVKDYDQNYKESFGAGKLLDWNYYPLTDWKFNQIKTKVSEVMINTSVNYKIVKGLEADIKYQYQRQNDNSTNLHTAESYYARNYINRFAQLETNGNVTFIVPKGGIIDISNGVTVINNLRGQLSYSGKWDKHQLSTIAGAESRDAVRTYSANRAYGYDENRMFSTGIDYTHQYPLLPSGGTEFIQRLQSQGKRTTRFVSLFANAAYTFNSKYTLSGSIRRDASNLFGLTTNNQWNPFWSVGGLWEISKENFYKIEGLPNLKLRGSYGFNGNIDPSMVAVSTIAYDIDNSRYTGTSTARFDNYYNPQLRWETSRMINLALDFSSRNNRISGTIEYFTKKGSNLFGNAQMDYTTGIGYMLSNVAEMKGNGLDISLNTLNIDKTVKWNTIVNFSTYHDKVTQYYLADALASQFIGNGSAVPIGGVVGKPVYSIFAYKWAGLDPNTGDPMGIINGTVSKDYALLVGAGTKVNDLQYFGSAIPTVYGSFINSWNYKKLSLDIGLSYKLGYYFRRSSINYTRLYTSWLGHSDFAYRWQKPGDETFTNVPSNTFLSNSNRDAFYNGSSVLVEKADHIRLQYINFNYQVDQGSGKSKVFENLNIFMNISNLGILWKANKSGIDPDFNFESSGLKSPPVYSIGLRANF; via the coding sequence ATGAAAAAACTTTATGGCACCTTACTCTTGTGCTGTTCACTACAGATGATGGCACAAAACAGACTTTTAGGACAGGTGATAACAGAAGAAAATTCCCTTCCGCTAAAAGGAGCGGTTATCACCACAACCAAAACCAAAACAGCAGTGCTCACAGACCAAAACGGCCTTTTTGATTTCCAAATTTTGGAAAAAAAACTCACGCTAACGGTTTCCCATAGCGGGTACGAGACTCAAACTTTTGAACTGAGCCTACCACTCAAATCTCCCTTGAAAATAGTAATGACTTACAAGGTCAAAGAAATTCAGGAAGTCAACTTATCAACAGGTTATCAGAAGATTCCTAAAGAAAGAGCCACAGGTTCCTTTACCTTAGCCAATGAAAAACTTTTGAACCAACAAGTGAGCACTAACATTCTAGACCGCCTGCCCAATGTAGCGAGTGGGATGATTTTAGAACGAGGAAGCTCTGGAACTCCTAAGTTGATGGTGCGTGGGCTCAGTACCATCAAAGGGCCTACCGCTCCTTTAATCGTGGTAGATGATTTTCCGTATGAGGGAGACATCAGCAATATCAACCCCAACATGGTAGAAAGCATTACCGTACTGAAAGATGCAGCCGCAGCAAGCATCTGGGGAGCAAGAGCAGCCAACGGTGTAATCGTTATTACCACCAAAACTGGGAAATTCAAACAGCCCATAAAAATGGAATTCACAATGAATACCAGCTACAGCCCAAAACCTGATTTCGATTATCTTAAAACCATATCATCTGCAGACTTTATTGAAGTAGAAAGAGAACTATTCAATAGAGGATTTTACAACAGTGATATCAATTCCTCTTCGCATCCGGTTTTATCCCCCGTAGTCAATCTATTAAACAAAGCAAGAAACGGACTCATTTCTTCAGAAGAAGCCAACTTTCAGTTGGAGCAACTTAAGAATATCAATGCGAAAGAACAGTTCAGTAGATACATGTATATGCCCTCAGAAAAAAGACAATATTATCTAGGGCTCACAGGTGGTGCACCAGACTTCTCATGGACTTCCTCATTCGGGTATGATGATAATTCGGGTAACCTTGGCGAGAAATACAACAGAACCAATCTCCGTTTCCAAAATGTCTGGAAGCCACTTAAGAAACTTCAAATATCAAGCGGAATATACTACACAGAAAGTGCTACACAGAACGGTAGAACCGCTTATGGAGCAGTCATAATGGGCAGAAATGCCTTTGTTCCTTATATGCAATTGGCAGATGATTACGGGAATCCCTTAGTAGTAGTGAAAGACTATGACCAAAACTACAAAGAAAGCTTCGGAGCAGGTAAACTCCTCGACTGGAATTACTATCCTCTAACCGATTGGAAATTTAACCAAATAAAAACAAAAGTTTCTGAAGTGATGATTAACACCAGTGTTAATTATAAAATTGTAAAAGGACTAGAAGCAGATATTAAATACCAGTATCAACGTCAGAATGACAACTCCACCAATCTTCATACCGCAGAAAGTTACTATGCACGCAATTATATCAATAGATTTGCACAGCTGGAGACCAATGGTAATGTTACTTTCATAGTTCCAAAAGGTGGGATAATAGACATTTCAAATGGGGTAACGGTCATCAATAATCTCAGAGGGCAACTGAGCTACTCGGGTAAATGGGATAAGCATCAGCTCTCCACAATCGCAGGGGCAGAAAGTCGTGATGCCGTAAGAACATATAGCGCTAACCGCGCCTACGGATATGATGAAAACAGAATGTTTTCAACAGGGATAGACTATACCCACCAATATCCTTTACTTCCGAGCGGGGGAACAGAATTTATACAGAGACTGCAATCTCAGGGGAAACGAACCACTCGTTTTGTCTCTCTTTTTGCCAATGCTGCTTATACCTTTAATAGCAAATATACCCTTTCAGGAAGTATCAGAAGAGATGCTAGCAACCTTTTCGGACTTACCACCAATAACCAATGGAATCCCTTCTGGTCGGTAGGGGGACTGTGGGAAATCTCCAAAGAGAATTTTTATAAAATAGAGGGGCTCCCAAATCTAAAACTTAGGGGTTCTTATGGATTCAACGGAAATATAGACCCTTCTATGGTAGCAGTAAGTACCATTGCGTATGATATAGACAATTCTAGATACACAGGAACATCTACCGCAAGGTTTGATAATTATTACAACCCTCAGCTCCGTTGGGAAACCTCTAGAATGATCAATCTAGCCTTGGATTTTTCTTCCCGAAATAATAGAATTTCTGGTACTATCGAATACTTTACCAAAAAAGGAAGCAATCTCTTTGGCAATGCACAGATGGATTATACTACAGGTATAGGCTACATGCTTTCAAATGTTGCAGAAATGAAAGGAAATGGTTTAGATATATCACTTAATACGCTCAACATAGATAAAACGGTAAAGTGGAATACCATAGTGAACTTCAGTACCTATCACGACAAGGTAACTCAATATTACTTAGCAGATGCTTTAGCAAGTCAGTTTATAGGCAACGGAAGCGCTGTTCCCATTGGTGGGGTAGTAGGTAAACCCGTCTATTCTATATTTGCCTATAAATGGGCAGGTCTAGACCCTAATACTGGGGACCCCATGGGGATTATAAATGGAACAGTGAGCAAAGATTATGCTTTATTAGTAGGAGCAGGAACTAAAGTAAATGACTTGCAATACTTTGGTTCAGCAATTCCCACTGTATATGGTTCTTTCATCAATTCATGGAACTACAAAAAATTGAGTCTAGATATAGGATTGAGTTATAAACTCGGCTATTACTTCAGAAGAAGTTCTATAAACTATACTCGTTTATACACCAGTTGGTTAGGACACAGCGATTTTGCCTACAGATGGCAAAAGCCAGGAGATGAAACTTTTACCAACGTTCCTTCTAATACCTTTTTGAGCAATTCCAATAGAGATGCTTTTTACAATGGCTCAAGTGTGCTTGTAGAAAAAGCAGACCATATCCGCCTGCAATATATAAACTTCAATTATCAGGTAGACCAAGGCTCAGGAAAATCAAAAGTGTTTGAAAATCTGAATATATTCATGAATATTAGCAACCTAGGAATACTCTGGAAAGCCAATAAAAGTGGTATAGACCCAGATTTTAATTTCGAGAGCTCTGGACTAAAATCTCCTCCAGTATATTCCATTGGGCTACGTGCCAATTTCTAA
- a CDS encoding TlpA family protein disulfide reductase, with protein MKNIFCRAFLSLFLTFLAFTTGLAQNKSLTIGEALPESIWSTPLQIVNHPQKTMTLNQDKDKLILLDFWNTWCSSCLANFPKMEELQKQFGDKIKIIPVSNQDRPTLEKFFATKNGQRYKQVVSVAGDKIFHQLFPHRGVPYIAWIKDGKLLNTTDGAQVTEKTIKELLGGESSSLQTVVQRGRERPLMLSEDFDQEKGISMLSYSFLAKGRIRGMGFGSGFHRSGQTAYGRQFTNLSLLEIFSAITDEIFQKQKRAFNEKRIIIEVKDPKPLENPKDEQGNIVEANLYSYEFIVPLSEADSLYPLMLKNLSQFTDYSADIEKRKVKCLVLKRTSTQDKLKTKSTTTRFSFSVSKTDLQNTSVYALVNNLNALPFIPYPIVDQTGYKTNIDLKMGKIEDLNALRKELLLYDVDLVEEEQELDMLIIKDK; from the coding sequence ATGAAAAATATTTTTTGCAGGGCTTTCTTGTCCCTATTTTTAACCTTTCTGGCTTTCACCACGGGTTTAGCCCAGAATAAATCACTTACCATAGGAGAAGCGCTTCCAGAAAGTATATGGTCTACTCCCTTACAAATAGTCAATCATCCACAGAAAACCATGACCCTTAATCAGGATAAAGACAAGCTCATTCTTCTTGACTTTTGGAACACATGGTGCAGCAGCTGCTTGGCAAACTTTCCGAAAATGGAAGAACTCCAAAAACAATTTGGCGACAAAATAAAAATCATTCCAGTAAGCAACCAAGACCGTCCAACCCTAGAAAAATTCTTTGCCACTAAAAACGGTCAGCGCTATAAACAAGTGGTTTCAGTAGCAGGAGATAAAATTTTCCATCAGCTGTTCCCACATAGAGGCGTGCCCTATATCGCATGGATCAAAGACGGTAAACTACTCAATACTACCGATGGAGCTCAGGTCACAGAAAAAACCATAAAAGAACTATTAGGAGGGGAGAGCTCTTCTTTGCAAACCGTAGTGCAAAGAGGTAGAGAGAGGCCACTAATGCTCTCAGAAGATTTTGACCAAGAAAAAGGAATTTCCATGCTCTCTTATTCATTCTTAGCCAAAGGCAGAATAAGAGGAATGGGATTTGGCTCTGGCTTTCACCGCTCTGGGCAAACCGCCTATGGCAGACAGTTTACCAATTTATCGCTCTTAGAGATTTTTTCTGCCATTACAGATGAAATATTTCAGAAACAAAAACGTGCCTTTAATGAAAAACGAATAATCATAGAAGTCAAAGATCCAAAGCCCCTAGAAAATCCTAAAGATGAACAAGGAAACATCGTAGAAGCAAATCTCTACAGTTATGAATTCATTGTTCCTCTATCAGAAGCAGATTCATTATACCCTTTAATGCTAAAGAATCTGAGCCAGTTCACAGACTACAGCGCAGACATAGAAAAAAGAAAAGTAAAATGTTTGGTGCTGAAAAGAACCTCTACGCAGGATAAACTCAAAACCAAAAGCACTACCACACGCTTTTCATTTTCTGTATCCAAAACAGACCTGCAGAATACCTCTGTATATGCGTTGGTCAATAACCTAAATGCTTTGCCCTTTATTCCATATCCTATTGTAGACCAAACAGGGTACAAAACAAATATTGATTTGAAAATGGGAAAAATAGAGGATTTAAACGCACTCAGAAAAGAACTTTTACTCTATGATGTAGACTTGGTAGAAGAGGAACAGGAACTAGATATGCTCATCATCAAAGACAAGTAA
- a CDS encoding AAA family ATPase has translation MIDYKFLVTNKFGDFPPETKNTILLIWDNWNDFSYYTLFGINYVNSEGIDCEIGAVRIAHRGQKEGPDEKLLKIGDVFEKLDDIFFSLGTEDSYYETLGGISDEVRDFVLKGLNDVAFDTSLLNEVIDEEVTKYSLLRDISYKTVINQFNRIAHGGARLTNYSFEYLLSNEKENKIKFSVFANEYPPSNIQVIIGSNGVGKSYLLNGMIDSVLNKHNSVGEFIFNTQYENDTFSNLICVTFSAFDEYGFHQKNENPNIKYHYIGLKNNNSKSDNTLNDFADDFTSSIGLIISSQKFGRWKTIIRELESDSLFKSENFIEYIEKSYNANSKEKLEQKFKKLSSGHKIILLTITKLVELLQEKSLIFFDEPETHLHPPLLSSFIRAISKLLINRNAVCIMTSHSPIVLQEVPSSCVYKLSRMGYISKFEKPNLETFGENIGILTNEIFGLEVTESGFYKLLKEIVKDNFTYESALSSINGKLGIEGKSILRSLFFDKQINEKYK, from the coding sequence ATGATTGATTACAAATTTCTAGTTACAAATAAATTTGGAGATTTTCCTCCGGAAACTAAAAATACCATTTTACTAATTTGGGATAATTGGAATGATTTTTCATACTATACATTATTTGGAATAAATTATGTTAATTCAGAAGGAATTGATTGTGAAATTGGTGCAGTAAGAATAGCTCATAGGGGGCAGAAAGAAGGTCCAGATGAAAAATTATTAAAAATTGGTGATGTTTTTGAAAAACTTGATGATATTTTTTTTTCTCTTGGTACAGAAGATTCATATTATGAAACTCTTGGGGGAATATCTGATGAAGTAAGAGACTTTGTACTCAAAGGTTTAAATGATGTTGCTTTTGATACAAGCTTATTAAATGAAGTTATTGATGAAGAAGTAACCAAATATTCATTACTGCGTGATATTTCTTATAAGACTGTAATAAACCAATTTAACAGAATTGCTCATGGTGGAGCAAGACTTACTAATTATAGTTTTGAATATTTACTATCAAATGAGAAAGAAAATAAAATAAAATTCAGTGTTTTTGCTAATGAATATCCACCATCAAATATTCAAGTGATAATAGGAAGTAATGGTGTGGGGAAGTCTTATTTATTAAATGGAATGATTGATAGTGTCTTAAATAAGCATAATAGTGTTGGTGAATTTATATTCAATACGCAGTATGAAAATGATACCTTCTCTAATTTAATTTGTGTGACATTCAGTGCATTTGACGAATATGGTTTCCATCAAAAAAATGAAAATCCAAATATAAAATATCATTATATAGGACTTAAAAATAATAATTCAAAAAGTGACAATACATTGAATGATTTTGCTGATGACTTCACGTCAAGCATTGGACTTATAATAAGCTCTCAAAAATTTGGAAGATGGAAAACTATAATTAGGGAACTTGAAAGTGACTCTCTCTTCAAAAGTGAAAATTTTATAGAATATATTGAGAAATCATATAATGCTAATAGTAAGGAAAAATTAGAGCAAAAATTTAAAAAATTAAGTTCAGGACATAAAATTATACTGCTAACAATAACTAAACTTGTAGAATTACTTCAAGAGAAGAGCTTAATATTTTTTGATGAGCCTGAGACTCATTTACACCCACCGCTATTATCATCATTTATAAGAGCAATTTCAAAATTACTTATAAATAGAAATGCAGTATGTATTATGACAAGTCATTCTCCTATTGTATTGCAAGAGGTACCCAGTTCATGCGTATACAAACTTTCTCGGATGGGATATATTTCAAAATTTGAAAAGCCAAATCTGGAGACGTTTGGTGAAAATATCGGGATATTAACAAATGAAATCTTCGGATTAGAGGTAACAGAGTCTGGGTTTTATAAATTACTTAAGGAAATTGTGAAAGATAATTTTACTTATGAATCAGCTTTGAGTAGTATTAATGGTAAATTAGGGATAGAAGGGAAATCTATTTTAAGAAGTCTTTTTTTTGACAAACAAATAAATGAAAAGTATAAATAG
- a CDS encoding HNH endonuclease — protein MKSINRPLENINDILDIFFSDNPQSNVQGQITANRASLVFLEGQYISKVQDNTLFEMPRGIPNIITLSKGDLIRYYKYRMLNKENARKFYDTLLLSAPNNICPYCTIKNVKTVDHFLPKSEYPYLSVVPSNLVPCCRDCNTDKKISYPIDNDTQTYHPYFDNIENESWIKAELMCTEPLSFQFRVERLPHWNDNKFNRSVNHFKTYNINELFSNEANRELRTRQFYFKQLLNRDNIQLIEQIEDTYNSCLNSVGVLDWQTIMYACLKENSWFLQGCNGSDYFL, from the coding sequence ATGAAAAGTATAAATAGGCCTCTAGAAAATATTAATGATATTCTAGATATTTTTTTTAGTGATAATCCGCAAAGTAATGTTCAAGGCCAAATAACTGCAAATAGAGCAAGTCTAGTTTTTCTTGAAGGTCAATATATTTCAAAAGTACAAGATAATACACTATTTGAGATGCCAAGAGGTATTCCAAATATTATTACATTATCTAAAGGAGACCTTATAAGATACTACAAATATAGAATGCTTAATAAAGAAAATGCTAGAAAATTTTATGATACACTTTTACTTTCAGCCCCAAATAATATTTGTCCTTATTGCACAATAAAAAATGTGAAGACAGTTGATCATTTTTTACCAAAAAGTGAGTATCCTTATTTATCTGTGGTTCCTAGTAATTTAGTTCCTTGTTGTAGAGATTGCAATACAGATAAAAAGATAAGCTACCCAATAGATAATGATACCCAAACTTATCACCCTTACTTTGATAATATTGAAAATGAATCATGGATTAAAGCTGAATTGATGTGTACAGAACCTTTAAGTTTTCAATTTAGAGTAGAAAGATTACCACATTGGAATGATAATAAATTTAACCGTTCTGTAAATCATTTTAAAACATATAATATTAACGAGCTATTTTCTAATGAAGCAAACCGAGAATTGCGAACTAGACAATTTTATTTTAAACAACTATTAAATAGGGATAATATACAATTAATAGAGCAAATTGAAGATACTTATAATAGTTGTTTAAATAGTGTAGGTGTACTTGATTGGCAAACAATAATGTATGCATGCCTAAAGGAAAATTCTTGGTTCTTACAAGGTTGTAATGGAAGTGATTACTTTCTTTGA
- a CDS encoding helix-turn-helix domain-containing protein, with protein sequence MKYIEDKYFIALANHIQEILKDKNIDIADLAAAANLDRRQIYRLLNKENIPKLSTLIRISLAAGIEPQELFALKFDFENYMSENNILKVSKKKK encoded by the coding sequence ATGAAATACATTGAAGACAAATATTTTATTGCATTAGCTAATCATATACAAGAAATACTTAAAGATAAAAATATTGATATAGCTGATTTAGCAGCTGCAGCTAATCTAGATAGAAGACAGATATATAGATTGTTAAATAAAGAGAATATCCCAAAATTATCAACATTAATACGTATATCTTTAGCTGCAGGAATTGAACCACAAGAACTTTTCGCTTTAAAATTTGACTTTGAAAATTATATGAGCGAAAATAATATACTCAAGGTTTCCAAAAAGAAAAAATAA